A genomic segment from Pseudoalteromonas aliena SW19 encodes:
- a CDS encoding STAS domain-containing protein has product MTKLAISHVDEQHFRVSGELTRNSIGDERLLNNKLLTKHKIIYFDLSGVSRVDTAGLAWLIHSFAELKQQGIRLELQNLPEQLQNLMQLGQVTTLFE; this is encoded by the coding sequence ATGACTAAATTGGCGATAAGCCATGTTGATGAACAACACTTTCGGGTAAGCGGTGAGCTTACTCGAAATTCAATTGGCGATGAACGGCTTCTGAACAATAAGCTATTAACTAAGCATAAAATCATCTATTTTGACCTAAGTGGGGTATCTAGGGTTGACACGGCGGGCTTAGCTTGGTTAATTCACTCTTTTGCAGAATTAAAGCAGCAAGGCATTCGCCTTGAGTTGCAAAATTTACCTGAGCAATTGCAAAATTTAATGCAATTGGGTCAAGTTACAACCCTATTTGAGTGA
- a CDS encoding BolA family protein produces the protein METSQVETLLREELQLAEVHVKANGSHYEVVAVGECFDGLSRVKKQQLVYGPLMSTISDGTIHAVSIRAFTPVEWKREQKFILPQ, from the coding sequence ATGGAAACTAGCCAAGTCGAAACATTATTACGCGAAGAACTTCAATTAGCTGAAGTGCATGTAAAAGCCAATGGTAGTCATTATGAAGTTGTTGCAGTAGGCGAATGCTTCGACGGTTTAAGCCGAGTTAAAAAGCAGCAGCTAGTTTATGGTCCACTAATGAGTACCATCTCAGATGGTACAATTCACGCCGTATCTATTCGTGCATTTACTCCTGTAGAGTGGAAGCGTGAACAAAAATTTATTTTACCGCAATAA